A stretch of Flavobacterium sp. N1994 DNA encodes these proteins:
- a CDS encoding MBG domain-containing protein: MTTTHNFSAIPKNRMLRILFLFLLVFSAQGISAQIALRGTATTASATTTSVTINVPTGVVAGDVMIANFATYKSPQSAAAVTNASWTAISSGALGGNNKLFGTLLYRVATAAEPASYTFSTTAANSFVGAIVAFSGVNTVTPFDVTPTSTFTTSGNTASTSLASITAVTTVTSNAAVLMFGMSSGGTTTTNANFGAFTTTSPASLSNSLYDFGPGTGTSGAVGAAWATKATAGSTGAGNIAGVISSGIGGQIIALRPAKQFRSNATTFNWGTAASWQESTDGGLNWVTATSVPNSSDDLVTIRNGHTVTLAANATASDLTIDSGGTLNTGATFTFGVTGVTSVTGTFTLAGTGAKTFTGDVDINAGGVWNETGVSTYSFAGHFTNDATTFTANTGTHTFSGASKTISGATALAIPTVTFTGSYTNNGTITSNTTLTLTAALTQGATGILNIGGSVTGSLTASAAGNTVNYTGAAQTGLVTTYNNLTLSGSLAKTFATTPTVNGILSLEGTATVSVTSGVVTYGANATLQYNKPASYTATSKEWITPFVATGGIIIKNTGAITTPGAVQVGNNTNVDLNINTGATLTPGANLITLHGDFINGGTLTSGSGGVTIAGTSLTQSIDGFTTTGTVSMTKTAGTATFAGNVNGGGLTINGTGGTLNLGAGLSHTFTGTWTRTAGTLNGGSSTLTLSATPTPISGTGGTFTAGTGTVNYNAAGNQTLAVITYNNLTLSGSGAKTIGTAASGTLTSGNLSIAPTGSATASVTNANISVGSLTVGGVGTVNGTWGAVAATSATNKTNTFFTTGITGNVTAGSDTRTTPTITTAPTATAITYGQTLAASTLSGGVASVAGTFALTTPSTAPNAGTTSQSVTFTPTNAANYSTVITTVSVIVNRIALTVTATGPSKTYGTTLTAGASTTNFSVAGTLVGSETLTSVTLTPDSAGLSATTAANAAYTVTPSVATGTGGFLESNYNISYIDYSGTVATKALTITANNQTNCAGIPFSFSGTEFSTSGLVNGNTVSSVTLTSAGSASSSNASTYPIIAANATGTGLTNYNISYADGSLTVNASPDISNFSVGVTNPVAGGTSTVTINSTSLANGTYTVTYNLTGDNTATGSTASVSIVAGTGTFATSALATAGYTTITITAIKNAATCSSTISSGNTATIVIATEASTTITATGSWTAPVGVTSVTVEAWGAGGAGGGASSFISAAGGGGAGGAYVKNTAITVVPNTTYTVTVGAGGTGSTGTGGTGGDSWFGSTTTVLAKGGNGGLSSSGSGAAGASAISTGNVGATAPFSYYGGAGGNGGTSGGGGGSSAGTGSNGNTATGTAGGGAVTGGGAGANGSTNNANGASAAVNSGGGGAGATANFSTRSGGAGGSGKVAITYKQLTYKSQIISANLGSTSWCSGETRNITVTIKNIGTATWTDGTNGSGTINIGVKWNTNSSNWADYNVRTSANNLAPGQTATYTFTITASNNTGSAYTTALAAGTNNLTFDIVYEGISWFGNNGGGVGPGNTVFTSAAQTILALPTVTSATGNSKTYTGIANATTVSAVASAGATIDWYDAATGGTLLASGTLTYAPTGINAGTYTAYAQARNTTTGCTSAVRTSATLTINKAPLTITAVNQTVSYGTAVATVTGAGTYTATGFVNSETSSVIGGLATYSTTYTPTTAAATASVTITPLITGLTATNYSFSAANGAVTITTAALTVTANIATHIYGATLTPGAGASPLSVTGMQNSETLAGTVTLAYTSGNIATSAVGTYTGAVSPSVFVKTSGTATLSNYTINYVTNNLSVTTASLTITANNASKCFGTTYTFGTTAFTSSGLQNGETIGSVTLTSLGASSAAAAGSYSITPSAATGVSFTAANYSISYIDGALTVTANNTAGAASSTPTLCINTALTAITHTTTGATGIGTAIGLPAGVTAAWATNSITISGTPTASGTFSYTIPLTGGCGTVNATGTITVTPAMTAGAASSTPTLCISTALTAITHATTGATGIGSATGLPTGVSAAWATNTITISGTPTASGTFNYTIPVTGGCGTVNATGTITVTPAMTAGAASSTPTLCISTALTAITHTTSGATGIGTATGLPTGVTAAWATNTITISGTPTASGTFNYTIPVTGGCGTVNATGTITVTPANTAGAASSTPTLCINTALTAITHVTTGATGIGTATGLPAGVTAAWATNTITISGTPTNSGTFTYTIPLTGGCGTVNATGTITVTPAMTAGAASSTPTLCINTALTAITHATTGATGIGSATGLPTGVTAAWATNTITISGTPTNSGTFTYTIPVTGGCGTVNATGTITVTPNKTAGAASSTPTLCINTALTTITHATTGATGIGSATGLPTGVTAAWATNTITISGTPTNSGTFTYTIPLTGGCGTVNATGTITVTPAMTASAASSTPTLCINTALTAITHATTGATGIGSATGLPTGVTAAWATNTITISGTPTNSGTFTYTIPLTGGCGTVNATGTITVTPAMTASAASSTPTLCINTALTAITHATTGATGIGSATGLPTGVTAAWATNTITISGTPTNSGTFTYTIPLTGGCGTVNATGTITVTPAMTASAASSTPTLCINTALTAITHTTTGATGIGTATGLPAGVTAAWASNTITISGTPGNSGTFNYTIPLTGGCGTVNATGTITVTTNKTVSAASSSPTLCINTALTAITHTTTGATGIGTATGLPTGVTAAFANNTITISGTPSNSGTFAYTIPLTGGCGTVNATGTITVTPANTAGAASSTPTLCINTALTAITHATTGATGIGTATGLPAGVTAAWATNTITISGTPTASGTFAYTIPVTGGCGTVNATGTITVTPNKTASAASSTPTLCINTALTAITHTTTGATGIGTATGLPAGVTAAWATNTITISGTPTASGTFAYTIPLTGGCGTVNATGTITVTPANTAGAASSTPTLCINTALTAITHTTTGATGIGTATGLPTGVTAAWATNTITISGTPTASGTFAYTIPVTGGCGTVNATGTITVTSNKTASAGSSTPTLCINTALTAITHTTTGATGIGTATGLPTGVTAAWASNTITISGTPSNSGTFNYSIPLTGGCGTVNATGTITVNPNKTASAGSSTPTLCINTALTAITHTTTGATGIGTATGLPTGVTAAWASNTITISGTPSNSGTFNYSIPLTGGCGTVNATGTITVRSGSTAASITGTAAICSASSTNLQVTITGGTSPYTVVYTSGSVSNYTSGSNISISSTSTTTYNLISVTDANGCVGTGNTGSAVVVIDATTSTDGGITWSNGSPSISKSVIFDGATAIINADFSACSLRLINNAVVTVSPGFDVTLNGKLTVDSGSTFTLSNTANLIQNTTVANSGNIVVKRNSSALKRLDYTLWSSPVTGQGLYAFSPFTLPNRFYYYDTATNQLNNAVGFNLTGLQYPSPLVSPNGVNGTDTNNIQFVNGKSYLIRVPWDHPTTATVWNGSFTGIPNNGDITFGTSFGYNAVGNPYPSRLNVKDFIDGNSNISGPIYIWRKTNGNSNGSYSTLTKTAFVSNGDPNSVTNGNNYFNPGNEANWALNIGQGFIIRTTSGSNITFTNSMRRSSNGDQFFRASQPTVASSTNGLYWLNLNTDTGVFSQMAVGYSSEGTLAEDRGIDGKNINPDFYLTSLIGTDEYSIQGRPDFQDSDIVPLSYKVTVAGNYTITIDHTAGLFSGGTQSIYLKDNLTNTINNLSTGPYAFTSDVGTFTNRFEIIYQSTLGTQHAVFTSNNVIIYNQNNALTIDSGSTIMSSVKIFDIRGRLIEEKKGINANHTTMNGGGTDEVLLVQITSEDGAMVTKKVLFQRTSLKIDKKLKIKTQLAEDE; this comes from the coding sequence ATGACCACAACACACAATTTTTCGGCTATACCTAAAAATAGGATGCTTAGGATTTTATTTTTATTTCTTTTAGTTTTTAGTGCGCAAGGAATAAGTGCGCAGATTGCGTTAAGAGGAACGGCTACTACAGCCTCAGCAACTACCACATCAGTTACCATTAATGTACCAACAGGTGTTGTTGCGGGCGATGTGATGATTGCAAACTTTGCAACTTATAAGAGCCCTCAATCAGCCGCTGCTGTCACTAATGCGAGTTGGACGGCTATAAGTTCTGGTGCGCTGGGAGGTAATAACAAGCTATTTGGCACCTTGTTGTACAGGGTAGCCACTGCTGCGGAGCCTGCATCCTATACATTTTCTACAACGGCAGCAAATTCTTTTGTAGGTGCGATTGTTGCTTTTTCTGGAGTAAATACGGTAACCCCTTTTGATGTAACACCAACTAGTACATTTACTACTTCAGGTAATACCGCCTCAACCTCATTGGCTTCAATTACGGCTGTTACAACAGTAACTTCCAATGCGGCCGTATTAATGTTTGGAATGTCAAGTGGAGGTACCACCACCACCAATGCCAACTTTGGTGCTTTTACCACCACTTCTCCGGCATCATTATCTAATAGTTTATATGACTTTGGCCCTGGTACAGGAACTTCAGGTGCTGTTGGTGCAGCTTGGGCTACCAAGGCTACGGCTGGTTCAACTGGTGCCGGAAATATTGCAGGTGTTATTTCCTCTGGAATTGGGGGGCAAATAATTGCACTTAGGCCCGCAAAACAGTTTAGAAGTAATGCAACTACTTTTAATTGGGGCACAGCGGCTAGCTGGCAGGAATCTACCGACGGAGGACTTAACTGGGTAACGGCCACCAGCGTACCAAACAGTAGCGATGATTTGGTTACCATACGAAACGGTCATACGGTTACCTTAGCAGCCAATGCAACAGCAAGTGACTTGACCATTGATAGCGGAGGTACTTTAAATACCGGTGCCACTTTTACTTTTGGGGTAACCGGCGTCACTTCAGTAACCGGTACATTTACATTAGCTGGTACTGGTGCTAAAACTTTTACTGGAGATGTAGATATTAATGCAGGTGGCGTTTGGAATGAAACAGGCGTCTCTACTTATTCCTTTGCCGGCCATTTTACAAATGATGCCACTACTTTTACCGCCAATACTGGAACGCATACGTTTTCAGGAGCATCAAAAACAATCAGTGGGGCAACTGCGTTGGCAATTCCAACAGTGACGTTTACAGGCTCCTACACCAACAACGGCACAATAACGTCCAATACAACACTTACTTTAACTGCTGCTTTAACACAGGGTGCAACAGGGATATTAAATATCGGGGGGAGCGTAACTGGTTCGCTAACCGCTTCAGCTGCTGGTAATACAGTAAACTATACTGGCGCTGCACAAACCGGCTTGGTAACTACCTACAACAATCTTACTTTATCAGGGTCTTTAGCAAAAACATTTGCCACCACACCAACTGTGAACGGAATTTTATCTTTGGAAGGCACGGCAACGGTTTCTGTCACATCAGGAGTAGTTACTTATGGAGCAAATGCTACCCTTCAATACAATAAACCAGCTTCCTACACTGCAACTTCTAAAGAATGGATTACTCCTTTTGTTGCCACCGGAGGTATCATTATAAAAAATACGGGAGCTATCACTACTCCTGGAGCTGTACAGGTGGGTAACAATACCAACGTAGATTTGAATATCAACACGGGGGCTACATTAACGCCTGGTGCTAATCTTATTACACTTCATGGAGATTTTATCAACGGTGGAACATTAACAAGTGGTTCTGGCGGTGTAACCATTGCTGGGACATCGCTTACTCAATCCATAGACGGGTTCACCACTACAGGTACCGTTTCTATGACAAAGACAGCCGGAACAGCTACTTTTGCAGGTAATGTAAACGGTGGAGGGTTGACTATTAATGGAACAGGCGGCACTTTGAACCTGGGCGCAGGCTTATCACATACATTTACGGGAACTTGGACCAGAACAGCTGGAACGCTTAACGGAGGGTCGAGTACACTAACCCTTTCAGCAACTCCAACTCCGATTAGCGGAACAGGAGGGACATTTACAGCAGGCACAGGTACCGTAAATTATAATGCTGCAGGCAATCAAACGCTAGCAGTTATTACTTACAATAACCTAACCCTTTCTGGATCTGGAGCAAAAACCATAGGTACTGCAGCAAGTGGCACACTTACGTCAGGTAATCTTTCTATTGCGCCTACAGGGTCCGCTACAGCAAGTGTAACGAATGCTAATATTTCTGTAGGTAGTTTAACAGTTGGGGGGGTAGGAACTGTTAATGGTACTTGGGGGGCAGTTGCCGCTACAAGTGCAACAAACAAAACCAACACCTTCTTCACTACGGGTATAACAGGTAATGTAACAGCAGGTAGTGATACAAGAACTACTCCAACTATTACCACTGCGCCAACTGCCACAGCAATTACATATGGTCAAACGTTGGCAGCTTCAACTTTGAGTGGCGGTGTAGCAAGTGTGGCAGGAACATTTGCCTTAACCACACCATCCACTGCGCCAAATGCAGGAACAACAAGTCAATCAGTTACTTTCACACCAACAAATGCTGCGAATTATAGTACAGTTATAACCACAGTTAGTGTGATAGTTAACAGAATAGCATTAACAGTAACGGCTACAGGTCCATCCAAAACGTATGGTACTACCTTAACAGCGGGTGCTAGCACTACTAATTTTAGTGTTGCAGGAACCCTTGTCGGCTCAGAAACCCTCACCAGTGTAACGCTTACACCAGATTCAGCGGGACTTTCAGCAACTACTGCGGCAAACGCTGCCTATACCGTTACGCCATCTGTAGCAACTGGTACGGGAGGTTTTTTGGAAAGCAACTACAATATTTCTTATATAGATTACAGTGGCACAGTTGCTACAAAAGCACTGACCATTACAGCAAATAATCAAACGAATTGCGCTGGTATCCCATTTTCTTTTTCAGGTACCGAATTTTCGACAAGTGGATTGGTAAATGGGAATACTGTAAGCAGTGTTACTTTAACAAGTGCCGGATCTGCATCTTCTTCTAATGCAAGCACTTACCCTATTATTGCCGCTAATGCAACAGGTACGGGTTTGACCAACTACAACATTAGTTATGCAGATGGTTCCCTAACAGTCAATGCATCGCCGGATATATCCAATTTTAGTGTTGGGGTAACCAACCCCGTAGCCGGAGGTACCTCAACAGTAACCATCAATTCAACAAGTTTGGCTAACGGTACTTACACCGTTACCTATAATCTTACCGGTGATAACACAGCAACCGGTTCCACCGCAAGTGTTTCGATAGTAGCTGGTACAGGAACCTTTGCAACATCTGCATTGGCAACAGCAGGTTATACCACTATTACCATTACGGCCATAAAAAATGCAGCAACCTGCAGCAGCACGATTAGTAGCGGCAACACGGCTACTATTGTCATTGCAACTGAAGCAAGCACAACTATTACTGCTACAGGCTCCTGGACTGCACCAGTTGGTGTTACCAGTGTTACGGTAGAAGCCTGGGGTGCTGGAGGTGCTGGAGGTGGCGCTTCTTCTTTTATCTCAGCAGCTGGAGGTGGCGGAGCCGGAGGAGCTTATGTTAAAAATACTGCCATAACAGTTGTTCCTAATACAACCTACACAGTAACTGTAGGGGCAGGAGGAACTGGTAGTACAGGGACAGGAGGAACAGGAGGAGACAGTTGGTTTGGTTCCACCACGACCGTGTTAGCAAAAGGCGGCAACGGAGGTTTAAGCTCAAGTGGTAGCGGTGCAGCAGGTGCTTCAGCTATCAGTACTGGAAACGTTGGGGCTACTGCACCATTTTCCTATTACGGAGGGGCTGGAGGTAATGGAGGTACTTCTGGCGGAGGTGGCGGTAGTAGTGCAGGTACCGGTTCAAATGGTAACACTGCTACAGGAACTGCAGGCGGTGGCGCAGTTACCGGAGGAGGTGCTGGCGCTAACGGATCAACAAACAATGCAAACGGTGCTTCAGCAGCAGTCAATAGTGGCGGCGGCGGTGCCGGGGCAACTGCTAATTTTAGTACTAGATCAGGAGGTGCAGGCGGTAGTGGAAAAGTTGCTATAACCTATAAACAACTTACTTATAAAAGCCAGATTATATCAGCCAATTTAGGTTCAACCAGCTGGTGTTCAGGTGAAACAAGAAATATAACGGTAACAATCAAAAATATTGGAACAGCCACCTGGACGGATGGAACAAATGGTTCTGGTACGATTAACATTGGGGTAAAATGGAATACAAATAGCTCCAACTGGGCGGACTATAATGTGCGAACCAGTGCCAATAACTTGGCTCCGGGACAAACTGCTACCTATACTTTTACCATAACGGCATCCAATAATACAGGAAGTGCTTATACCACTGCTTTAGCTGCCGGAACCAATAACCTTACTTTTGATATAGTGTATGAAGGCATTTCCTGGTTTGGTAATAATGGCGGAGGCGTAGGTCCGGGAAATACCGTGTTTACTTCTGCTGCACAAACTATATTGGCATTACCAACAGTAACGTCAGCAACTGGTAATAGCAAAACCTATACAGGTATTGCTAATGCCACTACCGTTTCGGCAGTAGCGAGTGCTGGAGCTACCATAGATTGGTATGATGCTGCTACTGGAGGTACATTACTTGCATCGGGAACACTAACTTATGCACCGACAGGAATAAATGCTGGTACCTATACTGCTTATGCCCAAGCTAGAAATACTACTACCGGATGCACAAGTGCTGTCCGCACGAGCGCAACGCTTACCATCAATAAAGCCCCACTAACAATTACCGCTGTAAACCAAACTGTTTCTTATGGTACTGCTGTAGCAACCGTTACCGGTGCTGGTACTTATACAGCTACTGGTTTTGTGAATAGTGAAACATCCTCAGTAATAGGAGGTTTAGCAACTTACAGCACTACGTATACCCCTACTACAGCAGCAGCTACAGCTTCGGTAACTATTACACCATTAATTACTGGCTTAACCGCTACTAACTATAGTTTTAGTGCAGCCAATGGTGCTGTAACAATTACCACCGCGGCTTTAACGGTGACGGCAAACATAGCTACTCATATTTATGGAGCTACCTTAACGCCAGGCGCAGGTGCATCACCATTGAGTGTTACAGGCATGCAAAACTCAGAGACTTTAGCAGGAACAGTAACCCTTGCTTATACTAGTGGTAACATCGCCACATCAGCAGTAGGAACTTATACCGGAGCTGTATCGCCAAGTGTCTTTGTAAAAACAAGTGGAACAGCTACGTTGAGCAATTACACTATAAATTATGTTACTAATAATTTGAGTGTAACAACTGCATCATTAACCATTACAGCCAACAATGCTTCTAAATGTTTTGGTACAACTTATACTTTTGGAACTACTGCATTTACATCTTCTGGACTGCAAAATGGGGAAACAATAGGTAGTGTTACTTTAACGTCATTAGGAGCGAGTTCAGCCGCTGCCGCCGGCAGTTATAGTATAACACCATCAGCCGCAACAGGAGTATCATTTACTGCAGCCAATTATTCCATTTCTTATATTGATGGGGCATTAACAGTTACAGCGAATAATACTGCTGGCGCAGCTTCATCAACACCAACACTTTGTATCAATACAGCCTTAACAGCTATTACGCATACAACAACAGGTGCTACAGGCATTGGAACGGCTATTGGATTACCAGCGGGCGTAACGGCTGCGTGGGCTACCAACAGTATTACTATTAGTGGAACACCAACAGCTTCAGGTACATTTAGCTATACCATTCCTTTGACAGGAGGTTGTGGTACTGTAAATGCTACAGGAACTATCACAGTAACTCCGGCTATGACTGCTGGTGCTGCCTCAAGCACACCAACCTTATGTATCAGTACTGCTTTAACCGCTATCACTCATGCAACTACAGGAGCTACCGGAATTGGATCGGCTACCGGACTTCCAACAGGAGTGTCTGCGGCTTGGGCTACTAATACGATTACAATTAGTGGAACACCAACCGCTTCAGGGACATTTAACTATACTATTCCGGTAACAGGAGGTTGTGGTACTGTTAATGCTACAGGAACTATCACAGTAACTCCGGCTATGACTGCTGGTGCTGCCTCAAGCACACCAACCTTATGTATCAGTACTGCTTTAACCGCTATCACTCATACAACTTCAGGAGCAACAGGCATTGGTACTGCTACAGGTTTACCAACAGGTGTAACGGCTGCTTGGGCTACAAACACCATTACTATTAGTGGGACACCAACAGCTTCAGGGACATTTAACTATACTATTCCAGTAACTGGAGGTTGTGGTACTGTTAATGCTACAGGTACTATTACCGTAACACCAGCTAATACAGCAGGTGCAGCTTCAAGCACACCAACACTTTGTATCAATACGGCTTTAACAGCCATCACGCATGTAACAACAGGAGCTACCGGTATCGGAACCGCTACTGGTTTACCAGCGGGCGTAACGGCTGCTTGGGCTACAAACACCATTACTATTAGTGGTACACCAACCAATTCAGGGACATTTACCTATACTATTCCATTAACAGGAGGTTGTGGTACTGTAAACGCTACAGGAACCATTACCGTAACTCCGGCTATGACAGCTGGTGCAGCATCGTCTACACCAACCTTATGTATCAATACCGCTTTAACCGCTATCACTCATGCAACTACAGGAGCTACCGGAATTGGATCGGCTACAGGTTTACCAACAGGTGTAACTGCAGCTTGGGCTACTAATACGATTACAATTAGTGGTACACCAACCAATTCAGGGACATTTACCTATACTATTCCGGTAACAGGAGGTTGTGGTACTGTAAACGCTACAGGAACTATTACCGTAACTCCTAATAAAACAGCTGGTGCTGCATCGTCTACACCAACCTTATGTATCAATACCGCTTTAACCACTATAACTCATGCAACTACAGGAGCTACCGGAATTGGATCGGCTACAGGTTTACCAACAGGTGTAACTGCAGCTTGGGCTACTAATACGATTACTATCAGTGGTACACCAACCAATTCAGGGACATTTACCTATACTATTCCATTAACAGGAGGTTGTGGTACTGTAAATGCTACAGGAACTATTACCGTAACTCCGGCTATGACAGCTAGTGCTGCATCATCTACACCAACCTTATGTATCAATACCGCTTTAACCGCTATCACTCATGCAACTACAGGAGCTACCGGAATTGGATCGGCTACAGGTTTACCAACAGGTGTAACTGCAGCTTGGGCTACTAATACGATAACCATTAGTGGTACACCAACCAATTCAGGGACATTTACCTATACTATTCCATTAACTGGAGGTTGTGGTACTGTAAATGCTACAGGAACTATTACAGTAACTCCGGCTATGACAGCTAGTGCTGCATCGTCTACACCAACCTTATGTATCAATACAGCTTTAACCGCTATCACTCATGCAACTACAGGAGCTACCGGAATTGGATCGGCTACAGGTTTACCAACAGGTGTAACTGCAGCTTGGGCTACTAATACGATTACTATCAGTGGTACACCAACCAATTCAGGGACATTTACCTATACTATTCCATTAACAGGAGGTTGTGGTACTGTAAATGCTACAGGAACTATTACCGTAACTCCGGCTATGACAGCTAGTGCTGCATCATCTACACCAACCTTATGTATCAATACAGCTTTAACAGCTATCACTCATACAACAACAGGTGCTACAGGAATAGGAACCGCTACTGGTTTACCAGCAGGCGTAACGGCTGCTTGGGCTAGTAATACTATAACAATTAGTGGTACACCGGGTAACTCAGGAACCTTTAACTACACTATTCCATTAACAGGAGGTTGCGGAACTGTTAATGCTACAGGAACTATAACAGTAACAACAAACAAAACAGTTAGTGCTGCCTCAAGTTCACCTACCTTATGTATCAATACCGCTTTAACAGCGATTACTCATACAACTACTGGTGCAACCGGAATAGGAACTGCAACAGGTTTACCAACAGGTGTAACAGCAGCATTTGCAAATAACACTATAACGATTAGCGGTACGCCAAGTAACTCAGGAACATTTGCCTACACTATTCCATTAACTGGAGGTTGTGGCACTGTAAATGCAACTGGAACTATTACTGTTACACCAGCTAATACAGCAGGTGCAGCATCGTCTACTCCAACCTTATGTATCAATACAGCTTTAACAGCTATTACTCATGCAACAACAGGTGCTACAGGCATTGGAACGGCTACTGGTTTACCAGCGGGCGTAACAGCTGCTTGGGCTACAAACACCATTACTATTAGTGGGACACCAACAGCTTCAGGAACATTTGCCTACACTATTCCAGTAACTGGAGGTTGTGGTACAGTGAATGCTACAGGTACTATTACTGTTACACCAAACAAGACAGCAAGTGCTGCTTCAAGCACACCAACACTTTGTATCAATACAGCCTTAACAGCTATCACGCATACAACAACAGGTGCTACAGGAATAGGAACGGCTACTGGTTTACCAGCAGGCGTAACGGCTGCTTGGGCTACAAACACCATTACTATTAGTGGGACACCAACAGCTTCAGGAACATTTGCCTACACTATTCCATTAACTGGAGGTTGTGGCACTGTAAATGCAACTGGAACTATTACTGTTACACCAGCTAATACAGCAGGTGCAGCATCGTCTACTCCAACCTTATGTATCAATACAGCTTTAACAGCTATTACTCATACTACTACAGGAGCTACCGGAATCGGAACAGCTACAGGGCTTCCAACAGGCGTAACGGCTGCTTGGGCTACCAACACCATTACTATTAGTGGGACACCAACAGCTTCAGGAACATTTGCCTACACTATTCCAGTAACTGGAGGTTGCGGAACTGTAAATGCTACTGGAACTATTACAGTTACCTCAAACAAAACAGCAAGTGCTGGGTCAAGTACTCCAACATTGTGTATCAATACGGCTTTAACAGCGATTACTCATACCACTACTGGTGCAACAGGAATAGGAACTGCAACAGGTTTACCAACTGGAGTAACGGCAGCATGGGCTAGTAACACCATAACGATTAGCGGTACACCGAGTAACTCAGGAACTTTTAACTACAGTATTCCATTAACAGGTGGTTGTGGAACTGTAAATGCTACAGGTACTATTACGGTTAACCCAAACAAAACAGCAAGTGCAGGGTCAAGTACTCCAACATTGTGTATCAATACAGCTTTAACAGCAATTACACATACCACTACTGGTGCAACCGGAATAGGAACTGCAACAGGTTTACCAACCGGAGTGACAGCAGCATGGGCTAGTAATACAATTACAATTAGCGGTACGCCAAGTAACTCAGGAACCTTTAACTACAGTATTCCATTAACAGGAGGTTGTGGCACTGTAAATGCAACTGGAACTATTACTGTTAGGTCAGGCTCTACAGCAGCATCTATAACAGGCACTGCAGCTATTTGTTCCGCTAGTTCAACGAATTTACAAGTTACCATTACAGGAGGGACTTCTCCATACACTGTTGTTTATACTTCGGGAAGTGTAAGTAATTATACTAGTGGTTCCAATATTTCGATTTCTTCAACTAGTACTACCACGTATAACTTGATCTCTGTTACCGATGCTAATGGTTGTGTAGGAACTGGAAATACTGGTTCTGCTGTTGTTGTTATTGATGCTACTACCTCAACGGATGGAGGAATAACTTGGTCTAATGGAAGTCCGAGTATTTCAAAATCGGTTATTTTTGATGGTGCTACAGCCATAATAAATGCTGATTTTTCAGCTTGTTCACTTCGATTAATCAATAATGCAGTGGTGACAGTATCCCCTGGATTTGATGTTACGTTGAATGGTAAATTGACTGTTGATTCCGGAAGTACTTTTACCTTAAGTAATACGGCTAATTTAATACAAAATACTACAGTAGCCAATTCTGGCAATATTGTTGTTAAGCGTAACTCATCTGCTTTAAAACGTTTGGATTATACTTTATGGTCTTCTCCTGTTACTGGTCAGGGGCTGTATGCTTTTTCACCCTTTACATTGCCTAATCGTTTTTATTACTATGACACAGCTACTAATCAGTTAAATAACGCTGTCGGTTTTAATTTGACAGGATTGCAGTATCCTTCGCCATTGGTTTCTCCAAATGGAGTTAATGGAACAGATACTAACAATATTCAATTTGTCAATGGAAAAAGTTATTTAATAAGAGTGCCATGGGATCATCCTACAACAGCCACCGTTTGGAATGGAAGTTTTACGGGGATTCCTAACAATGGAGATATTACGTTTGGAACATCTTTTGGATATAATGCTGTTGGAAATCCTTATCCATCAAGACTTAATGTTAAAGACTTTATAGATGGAAATTCTAATATTAGTGGACCAATATATATCTGGAGAAAAACGAATGGTAATTCTAATGGTTCTTATTCTACACTCACAAAAACAGCTTTTGTTTCAAATGGGGACCCAAATAGTGTAACTAATGGGAATAATTATTTCAATCCAGGAAATGAAGCCAATTGGGCCCTTAATATTGGACAAGGATTTATTATAAGAACCACTAGTGGTTCGAACATAACCTTTACTAATAGTATGAGAAGAAGTTCTAATGGAGACCAATTTTTTAGAGCGTCACAACCTACTGTAGCTTCTTCAACTAATGGATTGTATTGGTTGAATTTGAATACCGATACAGGTGTTTTTAGTCAAATGGCTGTAGGCTATAGTTCAGAAGGAACATTGGCCGAGGATAGAGGTATTGATGGGAAAAATATCAATCCCGATTTTTATCTAACTAGTTTAATAGGAACCGATGAATATTCAATTCAAGGGCGACCAGATTTTCAAGATTCAGATATCGTTCCTTTATCTTATAAAGTTACCGTCGCGGGTAATTATACCATTACTATAGATCATACGGCAGGTTTGTTTAGTGGA